The Lolium rigidum isolate FL_2022 chromosome 2, APGP_CSIRO_Lrig_0.1, whole genome shotgun sequence genomic interval gtcgtacttggccttgaagtacgtcgtccaccgagcgtcgttgttctcgaccgcccacgtcggatccctcCGCTCCtccgcggtgagttgagcccgccgggccatgacggcgtcccaccattggtccgtgcgcggctcggcggcggcggaacgccaatgccgttcacggccatcctccggccgccggccgcttggcggccgcatgtccggcgggaccggataccggcgcggtacagcgcccacgcctccgccacggtgaggctgccgcgtccggccgttcgccgcggcgatcttgcgggaggacgacattttttgagcggcgaggagaggatccgggagggaggcggcggcgacgagaaggatgagCGGCGCTAACCGCAGGGcgccttaaaacagcggcggcggccgggtggttgcacgcaataactccggcgcggacggccacgcggccatgcacgatgagacgcgtcctcgcgtcgcccgggaaaacagggacgccattaacgtcgcttgaccaaaggtaggcgacggggttttagccttccgtgccgccgacgggtcggccccgcgtcggttggcctcgctttcgttatgtccggcgtcccggagcgtccccgtgggacggggacgggctcgggcgccggacaccgtatcgggccgcgccggacaaaaatgggctttgggggacgcggctggaacgctttttttgtccggcgcgccccaaatcgctttgggggacggtttgggggacgcgactggagatgctctaaaaacaAGAATAAAAAGACACGATGAAGCGAGACCGAATCGAACCGTGCGTTCCGTGGTCAGAAATTGGCCTGTTCAGCCGGCCCACATCAAGCAAAGCTACCCGCTGTTTGCCCGGgggagaagaaaagaagaggaTGGAACGGTTACATGGCATTGGTGCGTATTATGTaaattggtgggagggcaaaacggtccaatgaaaagttggacgaaaattttgacagaaaccttagctcctttattattaggtatagattgacCAATTCAACGGTCAAACTTTATCTTAAATCGCGTGCGCGCCTGTTAAACCGATCCGGAGGAAGTAGCTAACTCTGTAtcttattggaattgctctaagtatAAGTATTGAAACTTAACTGTTTGGTCCAAGTATTCAGTAGCACAAATCAAGGAAAAAACAGGCGGTTAAAATTTGATCCGTAGGCGGCGCCGCCGCTAGAAAAATCGCTGTagctcatctccatcgacatagcGGCCGGCAAAGTCGCTTCAGCACACACACGGGGACGGGTGGACCGCCTCCCTGTCAGATCTGCCcttcccgccggccgccggcctctcCAACCTCGCACCCAATctactctctcctctcctcctatATTCCGATACGCGCGAGGTGAGTGTTCTCCCTCGTCTCCACGACTCACGGCCGCCGTACCAGATCTGAACCAGGGCGGCGGCAGCCGCTCCTCCCTCCATCGCCGCTCGCTGCTCCGCTCCGCTCCACTCCGCCGCAGCACCTCAACCACCTCTTCGCCCCACCACCCCAAAAAACCCAAGCCCCAGcgaccgcgccatggccgccgagCTCCTactcctgctcctcctcgcccTGGTCCCACCCATCGCCCTCCTCGCCGCGCTCGCCTTCCTGGCGCGGCCCCGCGGCGCGCGGGTCCCGCTCAGGGGCCGGCACGTCTTCATCACGGGCGGGTCCAGCGGCATCGGGCTGGCCCTGGCCACGGCCGCCGCCAGGGAGGGCGCGCGGGTCTCCATCCTCGCGCGCGACGCCGCGCGGCTcgaggccgcgcgcgccgccATCAGGGCCGCCACGGGCCAGGACGTCGCGGTCCACGCGGCCGACGTCCgggacgccgccgccgtggcgCGCGCGCTCGGGGAGGCCGGCGCCGTCGACGTGCTCGTCTGCAACCACGGCGTGTTCGTCGCCAAGGAGCTCGAGGAGCAGGACATGGAGGAGGTCAGGTGGATGGTGGACATCAACCTCATCGGCACCTTCCACCTCGTCAAGGCCGCGCTCCCCGCCATGAAGGCGCGCACCCGCGAGACGGGCCTCCCGGCGTCCATCGCCATCATGTCGTCGCAGGCTGGCCAGGTAGACACTGGTTACTTTGCCGTCGATGCAGCTCAAGTGTTCGATGTAATGTTAGCATGTGTTGAGACGAATCGCTGGTGACATCCTTGCTGTAGGTTGGCGTTTACGGGTACACGGCTTACTCTGCGAGCAAGTTTGCGCTAACTGGACTGGGCGAGTCGCTGCAGCATGAGGTCATTTCGGACAATATTCACGTCTCGTTGATTTTCCCTCCTGACACGGATACACCGGGTCTTGTTGAGGGTATGTGTCGACCGTAAATGTTCTTAGTGATTGCTATACTGGCTAACTAATTGCTTAAATACTGGTTTTCTTTCCTGTTTGATATTTGTATGATATACTAGCTAACCAAATGATTAATAGATGCTCAAAATAATTAAATGATTTCTCATATCTGAAGATTGGTAACATGAGAAATTATTACGCCCTCCAATtcatttaattgactcagatttaggacaaagttgtactaaatccgagtcaattaaaaggcaTTGGACTTCGGAGGGAGTAGCTTATTGAGATACTGTCTTCAATCCTCAAACTTTTAAGCTTATGGAGTGATGAAAATTCATGTTATACACAGGTTTACTTCAAGGATCAAGTGCTCTATAAAACTGAAACCACTTGATTAGTCACACTTGCCGGTACAATAATCTTGTCCAAGTGATGAACTCTTACATTATACTTAAGTTCACTGCTATGTACCTTACCTTGTATGGTTGATGTGTCATGTGTTTCTTAGTATGATTCTTGCAAGCTGCAATGGTACTGATGGGAAATATACTCCATTTTATCTTCATTACCACTTGCAACAGAATGTTTTTTTTCCTGTGAAAATGGTTCTCAAGAGGCTCTTATTTTTCCATCAACAAAACTATCAAATATGGTTGTGGTATTCCATTGTGGAATACTTGAGCAGTTATGGGCACTAATAGTGTAAAACAATCATTTCCTACCCAGTCTCTCTGAAAACGAAAAAAATGAACTATCAGTACCAATTCATATAGTGAAACAGAACTAATAATTTCTCACTCAGTCACTCACATTAGTATTGTTCTCTTACTGTTTGCAGAGCAAAAAAGTAGGCCAGAGGTTACCAACATTATAGCAGGATCATCTGCTGGAATGAAGGCTGATGATGTCGCTAAGAAGGCTTTGAACGGCATCAAATCTGGAAGGTTTATCGTGCCCTGCAATTTTGAGGGAGCAATGTTGGCTATAGCCACTTCTGGTCTGACCCCCCAGAGTTCACCGTTAATTTCATTCCTGGAGGTGATCGGTGCTGGACCTATGAGATTTCTAGGACTGTGTTTCCAGTTCAATTGGTTCTCTATTATTGAGAACTGGTACGCCAAGAACAAGAAGCATGCATGAAAACCAAGCCAATCCTAGGATCCGTAGATTTACTGGAGTTTACAGTGTAGCACAAATGAGTTTTTTTTATTTAGATAAAAGATGGGCGGAATATAGCACTAATGAGTTACCTTTTTACTAGCCCCTGAAATGAATGTACAATGGGGATAAACTGGAGATTTCTCCCTTCTTTTCAGCAATAAATCACAGCACGGCACTAATATTTTGGGTGATGATTTTATCCATCCAAAATTAGttttgctaactttattgtacagACAACAAGTTAAAATTTATATTGTAGCTATGTCTTATTTTTTCTGTAAGATTCTTGTTTCATATATCAGCAAGGCTAAGATATGTCTATTAGTGCTGATTTTTCAGTGCTGATTTATTCAGTGCCATTTCTGTGTATCAACACTTCGGCCTGCTTTGGGGACCAATCCAGGCCTCCCGAGACACCCGGCAGAGACGATTAGGTAGCCCGTGCTCGAGTAAGATAGAAGCAGCGCAGCTCTTCCGGTGCTCGCCATCGATTCACCCATGGCGTCCACCACTTACTGCGCCACTCCATCTCCATCACTGCGATGCTCTGCCATCCTCTTCCCCACCTCGGCTTCTCCCTCTCCCTTCCTCCGTTTCGCCGTCCATCCGCTCCTCCCCCGCCGCCTCGCCATATCCACACCAAGAATTCGAATTCCCCAGGTAGCGTCGGCGCTGGAGTCCCTTGTGCAGGAgtctgacgacgaggacgaggatgatgaggagGACGGGGCTGGCATGTTCAAGGAGGAGGCCTGGGCGGCGGCCGACGAGAGGGACGCGGTGAGGTCGCCGGACCTGGATGTGCCCGAGCTGGAGGAGCTGCCCGAGCAGTGGCGCCGCTCCAGGATTGCCTGGCTCTGCAAGGAGCTCCCGGCCTACAAGCACTCCACCTTCACCCGCATCCTCAACGCCCAGCGCAAGTGGATCACCCAGGACGACGCCACCTACATCGCCGTCCATTGCCTCCGCATCCGCAACAATGATGCCGCATACCGGGTCAGTTCCCTCGCAGCCTTTCCTGCTCATGAAGTGTTCGACGTATTGCCTGTAGTTGTAAATACACGACATGCCGATGGATAACTGATGGATACTCGTTGGCTGGTTTCAGGTGTTCAGCTGGATGGAGCGGCAGCACTGGTACCGCTTCAACTTCGCGCTCGTCACAAGGGTGGCAGATTTTCTCGGCAGGGAAGGCAAGGTCGAGAAATGCCGGGAGATGCTCGAGGCGATGGTCAAGCAGGGCCGCGTGCCTGCCGAGTCCACCTTCCACATATTGACCATTGCGTACCTCAGCACGCCCCAGGGACGTGGCCTTGAACACGCTTGCACTATCTACAACCAGATGATACAGATGGGCGGCTACAAGCCCCGCCTCAGCCTTCACAACTCCCTGTTCCGTGCGCTTGTGAGCAAGACAGGAGGGGCTGCGAAGCACAACCTCAGGCAGGCTGAGTTTGTTTACCACAATattgtcaccaccaatcttgaggTGCACAAGGAGGTCTATGCTGGCCTCATCTGGCTTCACAGCTACCAAGATGTCATTGATAGAGAGAGGATCGCAGCTCTTAGGAAGGAAATGAAGCGGGCTGGATTTGATGAGAGTGTTGATGTGCTGGTGTCAGTGATGAGGGCCTTTTCCAAAGAAGGGAGGGTTCAAGAAACAGAGGCAACTTGGCGTGAAATTCTTCAGAGGGGTTCGGAGATTCCTGCTCAGGCCTATGTCTGCCGAATGGAGGCTTATGCACGAAGTGGTGAGCGTATGAAATCGCTGGATATATTCAGGGAAATGAAGAGGCAAAGCATACCCCCAAATGTTGCCACGTATCATAAGATAATTGAGATAATGGCGAGCGCTAAGGAGGTTGATGTCGCGGAACAACTTATGGATGAATTTGCGGAGAGCCACATGAAGCATCTGATGCCAGCATTTCTCAGCCTGATGTACATGTACTTGGATCTTGATATGCATGAGAAACTAGAACTAGCATTCTCAAAATGCCTTGCTAGGTGCCGGCCAAATAGAATCTTGTACACCATCTATCTGGAATCGTTGGTGAGGGCTGGAAATGTCGAGAAGGCTGAGGAGGTCTTTGATGAAATGCACAAAAAAGGGACGATAGGTACCAATACGAAGTCTTGCAACATCATGCTCAGAGGTTATATTTCCGCAGAAGATTATAAGAAAGCTGAAAAGGTTTATGATATGATGTGTAAAaagaagtatgatgtaaatgAAGAGTCATTGGAGAAACTTGAAACTGGTCTCCGTCTTGGCAAGAAACTCGCTGTGAAGCCACAATCCGTGAGCATGAAGTTGGATCAAGAGCAGCGTGAGATTTTGATTGGTTTGCTTCTGGGAGGTACACAGATTGAATCTCATGCACAAAGAGGGCCCCatattgtcaattttaagttccagGAAGATTCCGATGCCCATTCGGTTTTAAGGGTGCACATTCACGAACGTTTCTTTGAATGGCTAACTCCAGCAAGCAGATCATTCGATGATGAGAGCAAGATACCTTATGAGTTCTCAACCATACCTCATCTCCATTTCGGTTTCTTTGCGGATCAGTTCTTTCTGAAAGGCCAGCCTGTTCTCCCAAAGCTTGTCCATAGGTGGTTATCTCCACGTGTTCTAGCGTATTGGTTCATGTTTGGAGGCTTCAAACTCAAATCAGGTGATATTGTTCTCAAGGTTAGCGGTGGGAATAGTGAGGGTGTTGAGAGAATTGTGAACTCCTTGCATGCACAGTCCTTACCAAGTAAAGTGAAGAGGAAAGGAAAATTCTTCTGGATAGGCTTCCAAGGGATTAATGCCGATTCTTTCTGGACAACAATAGAACCTTATGTCTTGGATGGTTTTCTGAATTTGAAAACACAGGAAAGTGGCAACACCGGTTCTGGTGAGGATCAAGATACTGATTCTGATGATGATATTCATAGCAGTGGAAGTGAAGAGTGAATACTGTGGAGTAGGAGAAGTCCATTGAATGGGGTTACTGCCGTTCTGCACCAACGTCAAGTTCTTGCTGAGTTGCTTTGAGCAGATGTACTATATATGTTGATGGCTTGGTGGTGGTAGAACTTGAAAAATCTCCATTTGGCGATTTTTGCTGATAAGGTTATTATCTGCAAActtacacccccccccccctttttttttttggcaatggTCTGTGACTGCTGTGAACTGACAGAACTTGTTTTGTCATTTGTGTTCCATTTTCAGGCTTCTAAAATGGAAGACTGAAGGCAATGTTCAGGAAGCAGGTTATTACAATCTGAAAGTACATCAAAAGGAAAACAGCTTCACAAGCCTACAGATCTGATCAGAGTTTTGTAACTTATACTTTTGCTTTGATGCACACTTTCGTACTACTAGTAAGTAGTAACAACACAATGCCCATATTTATCTACCTATCTCTATGTGGACACCTGCATGATACTAGAGACTAGACAGTACTAAGCAGATAAGTTGATAAGGACCTATAGTTTCGCAGATTACTCATCTTTATGTCACATGTTTTGTTGTACCAGGAGTATATACAATTAGCTCTTTCGTTTTCCACTTATGTTATCCTTTGCGAAATGCTCATGGATGTTTGGTAATGGCACGACTGAACAGTCCGTAGGGCATATATTTGTTCCATGATTTCTAGGAGACAAAACGTTTACAATTTTATGAAGACATGGCATAGCACATAACAGCATCTTATGTATCGAGTACAAAAGGAGTTCAACATTTCTAAAGATTAACCTATGCTCAGGTAAAAGACAAGTAATTAAGTAAACAAAGAATTTCTACGGATCACCTAACACTGCCATAAACTGGGCGCTGCCCTTGCTTCTGAAATCGAAGACTGAAGGCAATGTTCAGGAAGTAGGTTATTGCAATctgaaagtactccctccgttccgatAAAATTGACGTGAGCTAGGCAGAGGGAAACAGATACATACGCACAAACTCTGCGTCAATTAAacaggaccagagggagtacatgaAAAGGAAACCAGCTGCACGAGCCTACAGATTTGATCGGAGTTTTGCAACCTATATACATTTGCTTTGATGCATTGTCTATATTTATCTACCTATCTCTATCTGGACACCTGGAATCCTGGATGATGCTAGAGACTAGACGGTACTAGGGCAGATAAGTGGATAAGGACCCATGGTTTCGCAGATTACTTGTATCTGACATGTTTTGTTGTATACATATAGTTCACTATTTTTGTTTTCCACTTCCTTAATCCGTGGCGAAATGCTGATGGTTGTTAACGAGGCGAAATGCTCATGGATATATTTGGTAATGACACAACTCAACAGTCCGTAGAGCATGTATTTGTTCCATGATGATTTCTATGAGACAAAACGTTTACAGTTTTATGAAGACATGCATATGGCAGCATCTTATGCAGCGAGTATAAAAAAAGGAGTTTTACATCCCTAAAGATTAACCTATGCTCAGGTAAAAGACAAGTAATTAAGTAAACAAAGAATTTCTACTGATCACCTAACACTGCCATGAACTACGCTACCACAGTAACAATTTTGTGCTGATCATCTCGCCCTAGAGGTTTTCGTGCAGGAGCCTGTTGAGCAGGTTGTTCAGCAGCGCGTCCCTCCTGTCTGCCCTGGCCTCCTCCCTGGCCCTCCTCTGCTCCTCGCGCTCccgccacgcctgctccagcatCATCCGCTCCCGCTCCAGCCGCTGCATCTCCTGCCGCCACTGCCGCTCCAAGGCCAGCCGCTCCTGCgcgtgccgcgccgccgcctcctgccgctgcgCGTCCaggcgctgctgctgctccagGAACTCCTGCAGCACGGCGCGGacggaggaggccgccgccgggGACGCGCCGGCGGCGCTCGGCTTCTGCTGCGTGTCCTTCATCCTCCGCTTCGTTCGTGGGGGCaggtcgtcctcgtcgccggcggAGGGCTCGGTCGCGGGTCTCTTGAGCTTCTTCTCGTCGGCGGGCGGTCCTCCTCCTGGCTCTTCTCCTCCGGGCACGAAGTGCTGCCGTTGCATGCTCCTGCCAAGACGGCGTGGTCGTCCCTCGTTCGTATcgttcgctcgctcgctcgccggCCTCTTTCGCTCTCTCTCACACGCGCGCCGGTCGCTCACCAATTTCACCATCAGCCGTTGCCGAGGTCGCGGGTTGATAAAGGGAGCGCGCACGCGGCTACGCGTGTTGGCGTTGGTGGGTGTGGAAGGAGTCGGGGCCAGGCTGCATGCAGCAGCCATTGGTCCTTCGTGTTCTTTGCGACGCTTCTCGATCTCGATATCCTCGCCGGTTCACACCGCCGGCTGGTGAGAACGGCTTTGCCCCTGTCCACACCGGCGACGCCACGTCATCCACATTCCCCTACGGATGAATGCCAAGCTGGACCCACGCGCCGCCTCGTGGCGTAGCTTCTCTCAGGTGCTGCTCGCATCGTTGTCCGTTGACCGGAATCTCTCCGACAGCGATGACGTGCACGCACGCGCGGCCTGTGCCCGTGACGTCCGGCGTCGGCGTTGTCAGCTAGACGTCAGACGTGCCGTGTCGGAAAAAAGGAGAAAGACTCTGTCGCCGGATAAGGTTGTGATACATGGACCCCAGTCACGACTACGTGTCCATAGTTTTTTCTTTGAAGTGAAACGTGAGCGCCCCCTTCCTGACACGTGTCACAGGCGAAAGCGAGCATAATTTCGTGCCTGGGCATAATTTCGCGCACGGGGTATAAGGTGTGATTAGTTGCTTGCAAGAAAATTACATGTTTTTATTTGATGTTGGAGCCGTATGAGGAGAGGTTGGGCTATGTTGTGCTACGTTTGATTGCAAACAATGTTACTAACGGTACTCTCAAACCTGTATGAGGGGAGAAATAAAAGCCGAACGGTAGGCCACAAAACGTGTTTcttggtttcattgatgcaacACGTAATGTTTGGCAGCTCGCATAAGTTTCGATACGGTCACCTTGCACACACAGTTGGTGAGGTTACCATCCTCGAGTCCAGAGTTTAGGGTATTACATGTGATCACACGATCACACAATCTTATGACCACATCAAATAAATGATCCAGATCACAAGAACGACGATGATCAAGTTCTTCAAGATGATGCCTTCACCATCACCTGCGATCTTTGATGAAGCTTCATTAACCTCGACATGCGGAGGCACATAGTAGCCTGACTGCTGCGATAAGAACTAGGAGTAAGCTTCTTCCGCCTCTTCCCTAGTCTTCTACCCTCTGTGGAGGTTGTTCTCGCATCCCACCACAAGAGACCCAACCTCCTTCCACGAACGGTACACTCCTCACACTCTCCCATAGTAGACCATATACCAGTTGTACTTCTACCAAGACATAGCATAATAAACATATCAAGGAACATACCATTGCAAGACAAGTAATGAACATAAGCTAAGCAATATAAGCATGCATGATCATATAGGAAAAAGCATTAAGTTTAATCTACCAGCTAGCGTGATCATACTACGATCACACTAGCTACTATGttgtcatcctaccaccacattAAAAGAGGGTGTACTCCTACCACCTGCAACATCGTATGTTCAACATCatgtgaggggttagtatataccacgtcACATAATGTATATGCCCTGCCATAATTGTCCATCAAGTTCTAGCTACTTCAAAATGTACAACCAACAtcgtcattgtcttcatcatgaaTGCATCACCACCACCCCAATACAAGGGAGCACTAGACGTAATAGTGCTTGCCCAGGAAGGTCCTGAGCTAGAGCTCCCTGTGGAACTTGGCCATCTGGACAAACCCGTTGCCCTGGGCCCTGTTGTCGAAGAGGTGGCTTAGAGCCACCATGTTCGCCTCTGCGCTGAAGGTAGGTGAGGAACCCATGACGGTGAAGTATAGGGAAGGGTGGACGTCTGGAGGGGAAGCATTGGTGATGGCCTCCGCCACCGCTTTGACAGCTTTTGTGATGAAGGTCATGTGGCCAATGTCCTCCTCAGGAAGACatacctcttcctcttcctcgaagCATCGGTATAAGCTACAGTTCCTGGACGAAGAGCATCACTAGCACCAACACCAGGAGAGGCTGGCTGGTAGTCATCGTCAAGCAGAACCGTATCAGAGTCCTGAGTGTCAGGGTCATCTGCTTCGGTTGTTCCCAGAGGCTCACTGGAGCGCATGGCATACCTGCCGGTGGCTAGGCCAAAGGCAAAGATCTGATGCATCTGTGAGTAGTTGGTAGTTGGCTTGTTGAGGAACTCGGCGTCCTTTAGGGGATCCTAAGACCTGGGGACAAATAGTTGGTTAGTTAGGGAAGGTTACAAGACATGCTAAGTTGTGCAAGTGAATGATTGTGCACGTGAGAGGTCAATACCAAGACATGCCTATGTAGTGGTCGTCCTCCAGGATGATAGTGTGAGTGTCCTCATCCCATCCGGCACCGCTGAGGTCTCTCATATTACTATAAATTATGcatgaaccttggggagcttccttattttattcAAAGCACTATatatctcttatcatgatatctttgtttgtccaaattGGATCTtttattgcttgctttatttgtgaaaactctctccatcatgtgattcttatgcaatctttgatcctcaatatagtttgactttcttcaagttttcatcattggatatgtgcatttgattccactcaaattatgagaagtgcacactttggggaggaactcacattatattggccttctaaaattttcacccattttgacaatcgatgccaatgggggagaagtttagagggttttagGGAATggtttttatacttaagtttggtttgtgcttaagtgttttgcctctcatgcattccatatttatatgtcttgcatggttatatatatatatagtggaaactatcccaaaggttaatcttgacaatatatgcaatgaattcatgttcatcacacgtgcatacattgtgggggagttttctctatatatattggttctactcacatcccttgcatttgttgtagttgtgtgagtagagccggttttggtatggcctagtagctttgtgttacttgaccatatcaaatacaacctcttgtatacaacttattctcggataagttgcgtacttgtttctaatattcattatataaaccctcttattgtgattgtcatcaattaccaaaatgggggagattgtaagggtacattgcccctatgtgtggttttggtaattaatgacaacccctatggactaatgttttcattgagtttatatgaaggaatattccataggttctacttgaattccatgtgttggattcaagtatggatgccatgtaaataaagatacatcttgtgtgttggcatcaagatcatcgatttgaagacatatatgtgatatgatcaagaagaagaaatgaagatggagttcttatgtggaactcaatattagccatgctctatcttatgagagtatgagaagatacaagattaagttgggcaagttcaagatgagcatctcaagtggataacatgcttgaagcttgctgtccatttggtgataatggacttgtgaagatgtgcatcaatggagctttcccatcatagtttatgggggagcatttgtgagtcttcacgaagcaacattgatcaagtgaggcattccggcttgtgtggagcttgaagtgttatcatcaagatcaagcgggatgcgcaaggcaaaggtatgacctttataggttttccttttaccggtctcgaggtggttgatgggagaccggattataggatagatagccgcactattaagaggggctttcggttgagtaacttgatgacatcgtcttagggagctcaatcctttgcatactttgcatatccttattgattcttggtgtttctctgtgtgaggttcttgagcttgttgctagctttacaacaagcccaagttcatcgaaaacgaaatccgcatgcatcttctattgcgttttcgagtttggacgtcttcaccgtttcttgacggtgggagactccctctctaaaatcatctaaaatgttctgtgaggagtctccatatttccaacaaaattggcttCATGTCAAtccgagttcgggagcattagttattaaagaaaaaggaaaaggggaaaagaataaaaaggaaaaagaaaaaagggggaagGGGCAGCCGGTCGGCCGACCGGCCTGCCGGGCCACGCGCCGACCCACCCGGCCGTGACCGGCCCGGGcgcctgtgccatccgggcaaaGTCCCGTGGGCTTGGCCGCCCCATCCGTCCCAGTGCAGGTcaccgaccggcccgcccggcgccGGCCCCGGCCGAACCGGCCTCGCCGCCGACTGGGCCTCACACCGCGCGGCCCACCCGCGGCCTGCGCCCCCGCGTCGCCCAGCTTCCTGCCGCCCGTGCGGCTGCTGCTcagcccggttgctgggccggctgGACCGGACGGGCCGCCGGACACCTCAGCGCCAAAACCGGTCAGCCGGTttggcagccggctgggccacCTTTTTGGGCCGTTTTTCCTGCGATTTTCACACagctttttccccaacggttatttttctccttggactataaatagcccttcttcccccTTGAGCAAGCTagttcttccattctctctcctccattgttgcatttgaa includes:
- the LOC124688123 gene encoding 3-dehydrosphinganine reductase TSC10A, giving the protein MAAELLLLLLLALVPPIALLAALAFLARPRGARVPLRGRHVFITGGSSGIGLALATAAAREGARVSILARDAARLEAARAAIRAATGQDVAVHAADVRDAAAVARALGEAGAVDVLVCNHGVFVAKELEEQDMEEVRWMVDINLIGTFHLVKAALPAMKARTRETGLPASIAIMSSQAGQVGVYGYTAYSASKFALTGLGESLQHEVISDNIHVSLIFPPDTDTPGLVEEQKSRPEVTNIIAGSSAGMKADDVAKKALNGIKSGRFIVPCNFEGAMLAIATSGLTPQSSPLISFLEVIGAGPMRFLGLCFQFNWFSIIENWYAKNKKHA
- the LOC124692934 gene encoding pentatricopeptide repeat-containing protein OTP51, chloroplastic, which codes for MASTTYCATPSPSLRCSAILFPTSASPSPFLRFAVHPLLPRRLAISTPRIRIPQVASALESLVQESDDEDEDDEEDGAGMFKEEAWAAADERDAVRSPDLDVPELEELPEQWRRSRIAWLCKELPAYKHSTFTRILNAQRKWITQDDATYIAVHCLRIRNNDAAYRVFSWMERQHWYRFNFALVTRVADFLGREGKVEKCREMLEAMVKQGRVPAESTFHILTIAYLSTPQGRGLEHACTIYNQMIQMGGYKPRLSLHNSLFRALVSKTGGAAKHNLRQAEFVYHNIVTTNLEVHKEVYAGLIWLHSYQDVIDRERIAALRKEMKRAGFDESVDVLVSVMRAFSKEGRVQETEATWREILQRGSEIPAQAYVCRMEAYARSGERMKSLDIFREMKRQSIPPNVATYHKIIEIMASAKEVDVAEQLMDEFAESHMKHLMPAFLSLMYMYLDLDMHEKLELAFSKCLARCRPNRILYTIYLESLVRAGNVEKAEEVFDEMHKKGTIGTNTKSCNIMLRGYISAEDYKKAEKVYDMMCKKKYDVNEESLEKLETGLRLGKKLAVKPQSVSMKLDQEQREILIGLLLGGTQIESHAQRGPHIVNFKFQEDSDAHSVLRVHIHERFFEWLTPASRSFDDESKIPYEFSTIPHLHFGFFADQFFLKGQPVLPKLVHRWLSPRVLAYWFMFGGFKLKSGDIVLKVSGGNSEGVERIVNSLHAQSLPSKVKRKGKFFWIGFQGINADSFWTTIEPYVLDGFLNLKTQESGNTGSGEDQDTDSDDDIHSSGSEE
- the LOC124688124 gene encoding trihelix transcription factor GT-3b-like, whose amino-acid sequence is MQRQHFVPGGEEPGGGPPADEKKLKRPATEPSAGDEDDLPPRTKRRMKDTQQKPSAAGASPAAASSVRAVLQEFLEQQQRLDAQRQEAAARHAQERLALERQWRQEMQRLERERMMLEQAWREREEQRRAREEARADRRDALLNNLLNRLLHENL